The genomic interval GGCTCGGGCTTACCGCTCTTCGAGCGGGACGAATCCCTGGTCCTCGGAGCCGACGTACCGGGCGCGCGGGCGGATGAGGCGGTTGTCGTCCTGGTACTCGAGGACGTGTGCGATCCAGCCGCCGACGCGGCTCATCGCAAAGATTGGCGTGTACATGTCGATCGGAATACCGAGCTGGTAGTAGACCGACCCGGAGTAGAAGTCGACGTTCGGGGCGATGCCCTTGTCGACCAGCCCTTTCTCCTCGGTGAGGTACTCCTCGATGGTGCTCGTGATGTCGTACCACTTCGAGTCGCCTTCGGCGGCGAGTTCCTCGCTGCGCTCCTGGAGGATCTTCGCGCGGGGGTCCTTGACGTTGTAGACGCGGTGGCCGAAGCCGGGGATCCGGCGGCCCTCGTCGGTGGCCTGCTCGACCCAGTCGAGGGGATCGAGGTTGCTCTCGTCGATCTCCATCAGCACTTCCATGACGTCCTGATTCGCGCCGCCGTGGAGCGGCCCCGAGAGGGCGCAGATACCGCCGGTCACGGCGCTGTAGATGTCGGCCATCGTCGAGCCGATGACCATCGACGTGAACGTCGAGGCGTTCAGTCCGTGGTCGGCGTGGAGGATCAGCGCCTGGTCGAACGTCTCGGCGGCGACGTCGTCGGGCTCCTCGCCGGTCAGCATGTAGAGGAAGTTCGCCGCCAGGCCCAGGTCGGGGTGGGGGTCGACCGGCTCCTCGCCGATGCGGTAGCGCTCGAAGGCTGCAAGCGCGGTCGGGATCTTGGCCGTGATCCGCCGGCCCTGCCGGAGCGTGGCGTCGAGATCCTCTGGATCGGCGTCGCTCTCGGGTTCGAAGGCCGAGAACATCGAGACGGCGGTCCGCAGGGCGGCCATGGGACGTTCGTCGGCCGCGGCGAGTTTCTCCATCGTCTCGAGGACGGTGTCGTCGACCTCGCGTTCGTTCATGAGCGCGTCCGCGAACGGCTCGAGCTCGTCTTCGGTCGGGAGGTAACCGTTCCAGAGCAGGTAGAGGGCTTCCTCGTAGCTCGTCCCGCGAGCGAGCTCCTCGATCGCGTAGCCGCGATAGATCAGGCGGCCCGCGTCACCGTCGATCGAACTGAGTTCCGATTCGGCGACTAACACACCCTCGAGCCCTTTCTTGAGGTCGTCAGACATACTCAGGGATTTCGGACGCCAATGGAAAAGTATTATCGTTTAGTCGGTGCCGGTACTCGACACGTCGTCTGTGTGTATTTTGCCGTTTTCACGAACACGTCCGGGTGGAATTTCCGCTTTCGAGCGGACAGACAGTCAACCGAGTAGCCCCCAGGTTCTGTAATTTTCTTTCGTTGGGTATCCTCGGCGAACCGGAAAACTGTCGCTCAGTCGAGTCGTTCGACCAGTTCGACGACGTAGCCGTTCGGGTCCTCGACGAACGCGACGCGGCGATCGATGTCGGCCATCGTCGTCGGTTCCTCGCGAACCGGCGGGTCCGCGCGCTCGACCAGGCGCTCGAAGGCGTCGTCGGTACTGTCGACGCCGACGGCGACGTGGGCCATCGTCCCCGACTCGATTTCCGGCCCGCCGTCCGGATCGTACTTGAACTGGAACTCGGCGTTCTCGCCGCCGATGTAGACGTTTTCGACGCCGTCACCGCCGGTGAACGACCAGTTCTCCTGCAGGCCGAGCCCGTCGATATAGAAGTCCCGGGTCCGTTCGATGTCCGATACCCACAGGGCCGTGTGAATGACGTCCATGTTCCCGACGAGAACGTCCCTCGTGAAAGCATTATTGGCATACGAAGGACTCTCACGAGAACGGGCACCGCGCCGAGCGACAGCGACTCGCGGTTCGCGGTCGATCGAATCGATCGAGATCGCGCTCGTCGACTGCCGCGGCCGCGCCGGTCCCGCATGCAGGCCGGACGACGACGCGTTCTTTTACTGGCAGATATCGGCGGTCCAAAACTCGAAGAAGGCGAGAGAATCGAACAACAAGCGTGTGCTCCTTCGAGCGACAGGCCCGGCCTCAGAGCTTCTGGCCGAGTTTCTCGCGGCTGATCCGGACACCCGTAGGCGTGATGATCATCTGGT from Natrinema salifodinae carries:
- the citZ gene encoding citrate synthase — translated: MSDDLKKGLEGVLVAESELSSIDGDAGRLIYRGYAIEELARGTSYEEALYLLWNGYLPTEDELEPFADALMNEREVDDTVLETMEKLAAADERPMAALRTAVSMFSAFEPESDADPEDLDATLRQGRRITAKIPTALAAFERYRIGEEPVDPHPDLGLAANFLYMLTGEEPDDVAAETFDQALILHADHGLNASTFTSMVIGSTMADIYSAVTGGICALSGPLHGGANQDVMEVLMEIDESNLDPLDWVEQATDEGRRIPGFGHRVYNVKDPRAKILQERSEELAAEGDSKWYDITSTIEEYLTEEKGLVDKGIAPNVDFYSGSVYYQLGIPIDMYTPIFAMSRVGGWIAHVLEYQDDNRLIRPRARYVGSEDQGFVPLEER
- a CDS encoding VOC family protein, translated to MDVIHTALWVSDIERTRDFYIDGLGLQENWSFTGGDGVENVYIGGENAEFQFKYDPDGGPEIESGTMAHVAVGVDSTDDAFERLVERADPPVREEPTTMADIDRRVAFVEDPNGYVVELVERLD